CGCGATTTCAAAATCGTTCTCGGAGATTTCATAAGCCGGGCTCTGCCAAGAGGCGTCCCAACCGAAGCACAATAAGCCGCTCTCCACGGAAAGCGGCCTCTCATACGGCTTGACTTCTTCGGTCAATCGCTGTCATTTCATCGTCTCATTTTGCGGTGCTCCTTTACTCCCATTTGAACGTAAAGCTAGCGACCGTGAACGCCGCGACGGCCCAAGCGGCAAGCAGGAGCACATTTCCCCACAAGCCGCCGAATCCGGTGCCGACGTTCATCACTTCGCGCAGCGAGTCCGACAGATGCGTGATCGGCAGCGACTTGACGAACGGTTGAAGGAACGAAGGCATGTTCTTCACCGGGAAAAACACGTTCCCGAGAAACATAAGCGGGAACGAAATGAGCCCCGCAATCGGCCCGGCGCTCTCCGGCGTCTTCGCCAGACCGGCGATGATGAAGCCGATCGACATGAAGACGAGCGTCCCCAGAATGACCAGCAGCAGCAGAAGCGGCCAAGACCCCGTAACCTTTACTTTAAACATGAGCCGGGCGACCAGCAGAACGATTACCGCCTGCGTTCCGTTTAGCAGCAAACGGGCCGTAATTTGCGCGGCAATGAACGTGCGCGCCTTGAGCGTCGTGCTTTGCATGCGGCGGAGGACGCCGCGTTCGCGCCAGGAGGCGATTTGTCCGGCCACGCCGTTCAGGTTGTTGGACATAATCATCATGGCAACAATACCCGGCACGAGGAAATCGATGTAACGAAGACCAAGAGATTGAAGCGGCTCAGCATCGACCGTAACGGCCGGAACATAATGGACGATCGACTTGCTGATGCCGTCGGCGACCCCGTTCACGAAGGTGATTCCGAGCTGGGAGACAGCCATATTTTTTTCGTCGTAATAGACCTTAAGCTTGGCCGGGCTTCCGCCGCCCGCCTGCAGCTGCTCGCTATATCCCTCAGGAACAACGACGACCAGCTGTTCGTCGCCCCGCTTCAGCTCTTCCAGCGCTTCCTGCTCCGATGGAGCCGCATCCAGCTTCAGCGTCTTCTGATCTCGAAAGGCTTCGACAACCTTCTTCGAAGCCTCACTATGGTCTTGATCAATGACGACACCGTTCAGATTGACTGAATTACCATTCCCGAGAAAGGAGCCGAGAGCGGCCATCAGGAGGATAGGAAATATCAGAGAAAAGAACAGCACCTGCCGGTTTCTCGAAAAAAGGCGAAGCTGTGCCAGCGTGAGCTTGAAATAGGCTTTCATTGTTCCCTGAGGCTCCTTCCCGTCATATGGATGAACACATCTTCAAGCGTGGCGGTGCGGGTGCTCAGGTCCGTCAGCCGCAGCCCCTCGGCGTCGGCTTGTTGGATCAGTCCGGTAAGAGACGCCTGGAGATTGTCGGTATAAAGGATGAACATGTTTTTGCGCTCCTCCATGCTGGAGATATGCTCCACCGACGAAAGAAACGATTTCAGCCGGGCCTGCTCGCCCGGGCTTCGCTCGTCCCAATCCGGGACGCGGAATTCGATGGCGTTCTCGGAGGACAGGCTGCGAATAAGGTTTTGAGGCGTATCGAGGGCGATGATTTGTCCCCGGTCCATGAGACAGATGCGGTCGCACAGGATATACGCTTCATCCATGTAGTGCGTAGATAAGATAATCGTTTTTCCTTCGTTCTTTAGCCGCAGAATGATATCCCACAGCGTCCTTCGCGCCTGCGGATCGAGTCCCGTCGTCGGTTCGTCCAGGAAAAGCACGAGCGGATCGTTCACGAGGGCGAGCGCGATGGCGAGTCGCTGCTTTTGGCCGCCTGACAGTCCCTTGACTCGTCCGTTCAGTTTTTCCCGTAGAATCATGCTGTCAAGGAGAGGCTCGATGGGAACAGAGCTTTTGTAAAAGCTCGCGTACATCTCGGTAATTTCTTTCACCGTCAGCAGGTCGAACAGCGAAGTCGATTGAAGCTGAACACCGATCACCGCTTTCACCTTATCGAGCTGCCCCAGCGTATCGAAGCCGGCCACCTTGGCGGAGCCTCCGTCGGGCCTGCGCAAGCCCTCGATCATTTCCATTGTCGTCGTTTTCCCAGCTCCGTTCGGTCCGAGCAGACCGAATACTTCGCCCTGCTTCACCTCGAAGCTGACACCGTCTACTGCCGTAAAATCGCCGTATCGCTTTACTAAGCCCTGGGCCGTAATAACGGATTTCGCGGTAGCCGGAACAGACGAGGATGCCGACCCGTACTCCATACCGTAGTCCATGGTAGCTCCCTGCCTTTTTTAACTTGGTTAATATCTTCAGCATAGCGAAACCTTCTCGCCGCGGCAAGAAAAAGACGACGCAGGAAAAGTTTGCAAATATGCCCATATTAAAGACGTTAATGACCAACATAAAGTTGCGCTATTCTCCCCTCGAGCGGATCGCCTAAAAACGAAACCAAGCGTTGGATCGGTTCCATCGCTGATATAATAACCTCTTCGGTTGTGCATTGCGATTTTTTTCCAATAGTATGCAACTTTTCCTATGGAATGGATGTCAATAATAATTGAAAATTATCGAGGAGGCGAATGATGAGCATGTTAAAAGCAGTTGCCGTTATCTTGTGTACTTTTCTTTTAATGGCCGGCTGTTCAAGCAATAACTCCAGTGCTACAAAAGGACCAAATCCCAGGATTGTTGATAATATGAATGCTGCTGGTGCAGGTCCTGTAACGAAAGATAACACCTCTATAGGCGGGACACACATCGGAGATACGCAGGAACAAGTCAAAAATCTTCTCGGAAAACCGGTAAAAATCATAAATGGAGGAGGCGGAACCCCGAACATCCGATGGTTTTATGATCATGATCATACCATCATTAGCTTTTACCGTAATGGTGAAACAGGGCCCGTTGGCGGGGTTGTAGACATATTGCTTAACCAAGGATCCCGTCTCAAAACCGATAAGAACATTGGCATTGGAAGCAGCGATAAAGATATCCTGGCTGCGTATCCATCTATTGCTCAAAGCCATAAAATGACGGATGACGTTGTCAATTACTGGCTTACCGGAACTAAACGGGATGAGGGTTTTTATCACCCCTCAATTACATTTATTGTTAAAGAGGGTAAAGTAACAACAATTACACTATCCAATTCACTTATCGATCCTAATAAATAAAAAAGGAGCTTCCAAATAAGTCACTCAAAATAAAAAAGTTGGACGGACGTAAAGTTCCGCTCCAACTTTTTTGTGGCGACTGCTTTTGTAACTGAGTAACCTCGCAATCATTCGTGAAGTTCGAAAACAAATACTCATTTTTTAGCTTTATAAAACTCATGATACAGCTTCATCAAAGCCCGTTTCTCGATCCGCGACACGTAGGAGCGGCTGATTCCGAGCTCCTTTGCAATCTCCCGCTGCGTTCGCTCTTCCCCTCCGTGCTCGAGCCCGAACCGGCCGACGACGACTTCCTTCTCACGTTCATCCAGGATATCCAAGTTTTTATATATTTTTGATTTTTCGATTTTGAGCTGCACCTTGTCGACGACTTCGTCGGTTTCCGTGCCGAGGATGTCGATGAGGGTAATCTCGTTCCCCTCTTTATCCGTCCCGATCGGATCGTGCAGCGACACGTCCTTGCGGGTTTTCTTCAGCGACCGAAGGTGCATAAGTATTTCGTTCTCGATACAGCGCGCGGCGAACGTCGCCAGCTTCGTGCCTTTGCCGGTCTGAAAGCTCTCGATCGCCTTGATCAGGCCGATCGTGCCGATCGAGATCAGATCCTCGAGGTCTTCGCCGGTATTGTCGAATTTTTTGACGATATGCGCAACAAGGCGCAGGTTATGCTCGATCAATAAATTACGGGACTGCTGATTCCCCTCCGCCATCAGCTTCAGATGCCGGAGCTCTTCTTCCTCTTGCAGCGGCTGGGGAAAAGCGTTGTTTTTCACGTAAGATACGAGAAGCGTCAGCTGCTTGATGAACAAAGCAATTGTGGCGAACAATCCGGGCATATTTCGGCCACCCCCATGATGTTATGACCGGGCAAGCAAGTAGGCTTCCCCGGACGACAAGACTGTTTTACATTGTATGTGGGCGGCGGCCTATGTGTGCCTGTACCTGCTTCGTTCTATTTTTATTCGACTTCTTTCCGTTATTATTCCGAAAAAACAAAAGAACACACCTAACTACGGGCACGATAAATCAACGATCAGGGAGCAGCGCCGCGGCAACTGCTCCTTCTGTCGATAAGCTTTGCCAGGCCTTTATGAATGAAGCAACCTTTCCTTCAAGACCTCTACTCCGCTCGGCAGCTTTTGGATAATCCTTCTATTGAACGAGGCCTTGACGCAAAGCGAAGACAACCGCCTGCGTTCGATCAAGAGCGCCCAGTTTCTGCAGAATCCGGTGAACATGCGTCTTCACGGTAGGGTTCGATACATGGAGAATGTCCGCGATCTCCTGGTTCTTGCGGCCGTACGCCATCTGCTGCAAAACGTCGATTTCGCGTTCGCTTAAAGGCTCGATTAAATCGGGACCCGCTGCGGGCTCCAGTCCGCTCCTGCTTTCCATCATCTGGGCCAACGCCTTGCTCGCAGTTGCGGTACGGTAAATGACTTGTCCTCCGTATACCCACCGAATGCCGTCGAGCAGCTCCCTCGTATCGGTGTCCTTCAGTAAATAGCCGACGGCGCCGGCGCGAATGCCGTCAAAGACGTACGCCTGGACATCGAACGTGGTCAGCAGGACGATTTTCGTATGCGGCAAGGCGCTCAGGATTTCGCGGGTCGCTTCGATGCCAGTGCCGCCCGGCATCTGAATGTCCATCAGAATGACATCCGGCAGGGTTCGCATGGCGGCCGATACGGCGCTCCTGCCATCAACCGCCTCGGCGACGACCTCAAGATCCGGCTGGGCATCGAGAATCAACCGCAGCCCTTCCCGTACGAGGGCCTGATCTTCGGCCAGCACGATGCGAATTTTTTCATGGCTTGGCATGGGATACGCCCCCTATTTCCGATTCTTCCCGGGCCGGCGACAGCGGAATCGCCGCCTCCATTTCGAAACCGTGAGGCCGGCGCACAGCGAATCGGAATGTCCCCCCAAGCAAGCGGCACCGCTCCCGAATGCCGGTTAACCCGAATCCCGGCGTGACCTCCTCGCCTTCCGTTAAGGTGCCGTCATCGCTCACGGTCAGCACAACCCAATCCCCGGTTTCCCGAATGCGTATTGTCACCGATTTCGCTTCCGAATGGCGAAGCGCGTTGGTGATCGATTCCTGCAAAATCCGGTAAAGGGCCGAGCTCGTGTCCAGCGGCCACTCCGAAACCTCCGATTCCTGCAGAAAATAAATGGGGATAGACGAACGTCCCTGCGCCTGGGAAACCAGCCCCTTTAACGCAACGAGGCCGAGTCCCGTCTCATCCTCCGACCACTCCTTGACGGCGGTGCGGACCTCCCCGATCAGCCGGCGGGAGATGCCGAGCAGCTGGTCCACCTTTCGGGTGACGTTTCCAGGAGCGTCGGCCAGTAAAATCTGAAGGGCTTGCAATTGCACAATCATGGACGTCAGCTGGTGGCCGAGTCCATCGTGAATCTCGCGGGCGAGCCGGGTCCTCTCCTCCATGGCCGCATAGCGCATGGAATCGACCGTCGCTTCCTGAAGCGCTTGATGAGCCCGGTTCAGCTCGCTCAAATGCCGCTGATTTCGTTCATAGGACAGCTGGCGAAGCCAACGAATGCGGATGCCGACAAATACGGCCGCCAGGCTCAGGAGCAAGCCGAAGGGCAGCGGATAGGCGTAATTCGTGACAAGCGCGGTCAGGATAGCCAATACGGCGAGAACGTTGGTGAGCCG
This genomic window from Paenibacillus humicola contains:
- a CDS encoding ABC transporter ATP-binding protein — protein: MDYGMEYGSASSSVPATAKSVITAQGLVKRYGDFTAVDGVSFEVKQGEVFGLLGPNGAGKTTTMEMIEGLRRPDGGSAKVAGFDTLGQLDKVKAVIGVQLQSTSLFDLLTVKEITEMYASFYKSSVPIEPLLDSMILREKLNGRVKGLSGGQKQRLAIALALVNDPLVLFLDEPTTGLDPQARRTLWDIILRLKNEGKTIILSTHYMDEAYILCDRICLMDRGQIIALDTPQNLIRSLSSENAIEFRVPDWDERSPGEQARLKSFLSSVEHISSMEERKNMFILYTDNLQASLTGLIQQADAEGLRLTDLSTRTATLEDVFIHMTGRSLREQ
- a CDS encoding sensor histidine kinase codes for the protein MRIVLTVALVVLYSLNFGNRDVPVIAGAVLILVSYLMLLWAPNEWLTQRKLVFLSGWILGMSIIAHYAYGAPSQHLLWPLVYILAASLNENRRLTNVLAVLAILTALVTNYAYPLPFGLLLSLAAVFVGIRIRWLRQLSYERNQRHLSELNRAHQALQEATVDSMRYAAMEERTRLAREIHDGLGHQLTSMIVQLQALQILLADAPGNVTRKVDQLLGISRRLIGEVRTAVKEWSEDETGLGLVALKGLVSQAQGRSSIPIYFLQESEVSEWPLDTSSALYRILQESITNALRHSEAKSVTIRIRETGDWVVLTVSDDGTLTEGEEVTPGFGLTGIRERCRLLGGTFRFAVRRPHGFEMEAAIPLSPAREESEIGGVSHAKP
- a CDS encoding ABC transporter permease — encoded protein: MKAYFKLTLAQLRLFSRNRQVLFFSLIFPILLMAALGSFLGNGNSVNLNGVVIDQDHSEASKKVVEAFRDQKTLKLDAAPSEQEALEELKRGDEQLVVVVPEGYSEQLQAGGGSPAKLKVYYDEKNMAVSQLGITFVNGVADGISKSIVHYVPAVTVDAEPLQSLGLRYIDFLVPGIVAMMIMSNNLNGVAGQIASWRERGVLRRMQSTTLKARTFIAAQITARLLLNGTQAVIVLLVARLMFKVKVTGSWPLLLLLVILGTLVFMSIGFIIAGLAKTPESAGPIAGLISFPLMFLGNVFFPVKNMPSFLQPFVKSLPITHLSDSLREVMNVGTGFGGLWGNVLLLAAWAVAAFTVASFTFKWE
- the sigK gene encoding RNA polymerase sporulation sigma factor SigK, translated to MPGLFATIALFIKQLTLLVSYVKNNAFPQPLQEEEELRHLKLMAEGNQQSRNLLIEHNLRLVAHIVKKFDNTGEDLEDLISIGTIGLIKAIESFQTGKGTKLATFAARCIENEILMHLRSLKKTRKDVSLHDPIGTDKEGNEITLIDILGTETDEVVDKVQLKIEKSKIYKNLDILDEREKEVVVGRFGLEHGGEERTQREIAKELGISRSYVSRIEKRALMKLYHEFYKAKK
- a CDS encoding response regulator transcription factor; the protein is MPSHEKIRIVLAEDQALVREGLRLILDAQPDLEVVAEAVDGRSAVSAAMRTLPDVILMDIQMPGGTGIEATREILSALPHTKIVLLTTFDVQAYVFDGIRAGAVGYLLKDTDTRELLDGIRWVYGGQVIYRTATASKALAQMMESRSGLEPAAGPDLIEPLSEREIDVLQQMAYGRKNQEIADILHVSNPTVKTHVHRILQKLGALDRTQAVVFALRQGLVQ